Within Gammaproteobacteria bacterium, the genomic segment TGGTCGAACCTGGCTCATAACCTCCTTTGATACTACGATTAAATAAAGGGTTTTCAATGGAGTTGAGCAACAGAGAATATTTTTTCTGAGAAATTCCGTTTACAAAATCATTGGGATCAAATCCCGGTTTAGACACCATTGCGAGGATTTCACCATTATTCGGGTTTGCCACAATAATTGAACCGGTCATATCACCCAGAGCATTAAAAGCAGCTTGTTGGAGTCGAATATCAATCGTCAGTTGGATGTCTTCGCCACTGACTGGCAACTCTTCTTTAATGGTGCGCAGAACTCTACCACGTGCATTGGTTTCGATTGTTAACTGCCCGGGCTGGCCGTGTAATCGGTCTTCCAGCGATTTTTCTAATCCTTGTTTACCGGTGTATTCAGTACCCTGATATCTTTTTTTATCTAAGCTGTCCGCATCGCTTTCGTTAATTCGACCGACATAACCAACTAAATGAGCAATTAAGTCCGTATAACGGTAGTGTCTAATGAGGTATGGAATTGCAGTGAATGCCGGAAACATATACTTTCTGGATGCATAATTTGATAATTCTTCTTCAGAAAGTTTAGCCTTCACAATTATTGGTTTGAATGGCGGATTTTGTTTCTCTTTTTCCAGAATATCATCAATTTCATTATCTGTCAGATTAACTAAAGATTGCATTTCATAAAGTTTTTCTTTTAAATTTCCTGATTTCTCAGGAATCACTTGTAAACGATAGGTTGGAATATTATCCACGAGTAACACTCCGTTTCTATCGTAAATAAAACCTCTCGCTGGTGACAAGGATGTCGTTCTTATGCGGTTTTTTTCAGAGTTTTGTAACAACTCATTATGTTTAACAACTTGAAGATAAAAAAAACGACTGAAAATAATCATAAGTGCAATGCTGACTATGATTACTGATGCAAAAATTCTGGAATTAAAAACTCTGGTTTCCGCCTTTGGATTTTTAATTTGCCGGTAATTTTGTCGCATATTATCTGTGTTTTAGTTTCAATCGGTCCAAAAAATATTTAAACCAAGGCCAAATGATGACCGATGTTATGACAGAATAAAGATGTAATGCGAGTGTGTTTTCATTAGACGCTAACCAATCAATTGCTGAGCGAATAAAAGCATCATTCAATAATAAAGCTCCGACCATCAATGATAACTGCCAGAAAGAAGTCATTTTGAGTCGTTTATGAATTTTACTAATGATAAAAACAATCGCAACCATGGAAAATCCATGCTTTCCAAACAAGCTTCCATAAAGCACATCAAGCAAAATACTGTAGGTAAAAGCTGTAAACAATCCGCATTGTTTGGGTGATTCAATGCTCCAGTAAATAATGACTAATGCCAGCCAGTAAGGCTGGATGTTTCTAAACCATATCGGCCAGGGAAGCAGCATGAGTACCAAACTCAATATAATCGACAGATGAATTAACTTACTCGAAAAAAGTTTCACTGAGTCACATCCTCACTACTTTCTGAATGATTTGAGTCTTCCCAAACCAAAAGAACCTGCTTCAAGTTATTTAAATTGGCACTGGGCTTAGCGTTTGCTTGCTGAAAGGAGCGGTCTCCTTGAGAGTCTAATATTTCACTAAGGCTTGCGACTTTTAAACCTCTTGGAAAAACTCCTCCGAATCCTGATGTGATTAGAGTGTCTCCAACCTTGATGTCTGCACTTTGTGGAATTTCAGGCAAACTGAGACTGTTCATATCTCCGGTTCCATAGAGTACCGTTCTGACACCGGTTCTTAAAAATTCGACCGGCACGGCATGGTTTTGGTCGGTTATCAGAATCACATGTGAGTTTTCCAAATTGACCTTGCTGACCTGTCCAATAAGTCCATACAAATCCAAAACGGTTTGATTGATTGAAACATTTTGGTTCGAACCTTGGTTGATTACAATTCGGTGCTGATTTTTTCCAATGTTGAGATTGACCAAGAATGCTGCCGTTGTTTGTAAGGGCAGCTGTTGTTTAGCATTCAGTAATTGTCGTAATTCGACATTTTGCTGTGAAATGACCTCCATTTGCAATAAATCAATTTGAACCTGTGACAGATTTTGTTTGAGATCGGCGTTTTCTTGCAACAATTGCAAATGATCGGATAAGGCTGAATTGATAAAGTTATAGGCTCGCTGTGGCCATTCAACAACTTTCACCAAAGGAAGTGTGAGAGCCGAAATAGTGGAGCGGATGGGAGTGGCAATTTTGTTGGAGTTGTCCAGAATCATTAAAACAACACAAACTATCTCCAAAAACAAAAATCGCAAAACATAAATTTGAGTTGCTGATGTATCGGATTTTTTGCCCCACATTTTTAATTTTGAAAAACTTCTAAATTACCTTCTTCGTGCAAACGTGAAAAAGTCAGAACCATTCTCATCCATAATCTCAAGAGCCTTACCACCACCTCTTGCAACACAAGTAAGTGGGTCTTCAGCAATTAATACTGGCAAACCGGTTTCTTCCATCAACAATTTGTCTAAATCTTTTAATAATGCACCACCACCAGTCAGAACAATGCCTTGGTCTGCAACGTCTGCGCATAATTCAGGTGGCGTTTGTTCCAGAGCAGTTTTGACTGCTGAAACAATACCTGTTAAAGGTTCGTGTAAGGCTTCCAGAACTTCATTGTTGTTAATTGAAAACATTCTTGGTACACCTTCTGCCAGATTTCTTCCGGTGATTTCAATGGTTTTGACTTCGGTTGAAGGGTAGGCACAACCAATTTCTTTCTTGA encodes:
- the mreD gene encoding rod shape-determining protein MreD; protein product: MKLFSSKLIHLSIILSLVLMLLPWPIWFRNIQPYWLALVIIYWSIESPKQCGLFTAFTYSILLDVLYGSLFGKHGFSMVAIVFIISKIHKRLKMTSFWQLSLMVGALLLNDAFIRSAIDWLASNENTLALHLYSVITSVIIWPWFKYFLDRLKLKHR
- the mrdA gene encoding penicillin-binding protein 2, which produces MRQNYRQIKNPKAETRVFNSRIFASVIIVSIALMIIFSRFFYLQVVKHNELLQNSEKNRIRTTSLSPARGFIYDRNGVLLVDNIPTYRLQVIPEKSGNLKEKLYEMQSLVNLTDNEIDDILEKEKQNPPFKPIIVKAKLSEEELSNYASRKYMFPAFTAIPYLIRHYRYTDLIAHLVGYVGRINESDADSLDKKRYQGTEYTGKQGLEKSLEDRLHGQPGQLTIETNARGRVLRTIKEELPVSGEDIQLTIDIRLQQAAFNALGDMTGSIIVANPNNGEILAMVSKPGFDPNDFVNGISQKKYSLLLNSIENPLFNRSIKGGYEPGSTIKPYMALAGLYYGIITPDFKMLSKGYFQLPNQPRKYHDWMKGGHGWVGIEESIAQSVNTFYYSLAPKIGIDRIHSFLANFNFGKTANIELNGENSGLLPSREWKKETKGMIWFPGETVITGIGQGFLLNTPIQLTNALAILANKGKSVQLHLVKNNTSQNKKFELNIEEKYWEIVHKGMIDTIHHPKGSAHAIANKNYLIAGKSGTSQVYGKSEEEIYVRDTDIPKHLRNHALFIAFAPADKPEIVVVVVAEHGASGSKVAAPIAGEVIEQYLLKIKPQEVVHADE
- the mreC gene encoding rod shape-determining protein MreC; translation: MWGKKSDTSATQIYVLRFLFLEIVCVVLMILDNSNKIATPIRSTISALTLPLVKVVEWPQRAYNFINSALSDHLQLLQENADLKQNLSQVQIDLLQMEVISQQNVELRQLLNAKQQLPLQTTAAFLVNLNIGKNQHRIVINQGSNQNVSINQTVLDLYGLIGQVSKVNLENSHVILITDQNHAVPVEFLRTGVRTVLYGTGDMNSLSLPEIPQSADIKVGDTLITSGFGGVFPRGLKVASLSEILDSQGDRSFQQANAKPSANLNNLKQVLLVWEDSNHSESSEDVTQ